In Gemmatimonadaceae bacterium, the genomic stretch GTCCTCCCGGACGGAAAGGCGGGGCCCTTCATCACCATCGAGCGCCCGTCGCAGCCGGGCCCCGGGGGCGGGACCGTGCGCATCGGCGGGTCGGCCCCTCGTTATGCAGACGCGAGGGGGCGCCTGTACTGGACGGGGCAAGCGTTCAGCGAGCCGCGCCCGGGGCAGCCCCCCAAGGTCGCCGACTCACTCCCCATCCTGCGCTACGATCGCGGGACCAGGAAGATCGACACGCTGGCCTGGGTGAGACCGGCCAAGGAGAACGTGCAGACGTCGGGCGGCGGCGGTCGCATGGAGGTGCGGATGGGGGTGGCGAACCCCTTCTCCCCGCGCGACGAATGGGGTGTTGCGCCTGACGGGCGCGTCGTCGTCCTGCGCGCCCCCGAGTATCGCGTCGAGTGGTACGGAGCGGCGGGCAAGGGGGCGACGGCCGTGATCCCCTTCACTCCCATCAAGGTCACCGAGAAGCACAAGCAGGAGTGGCGCGACTCGCGCAAGCAGGCCACGTCGCTCATGGTAACCGTGGAGAATGGGCGCCAGTCCGTGCGCACCGGCCCGCCCCCCGCCAACCTCCCCGATCCCGGGAACTGGCCGGAACTCCTCCCCCCCTTCCTCGAGAACGCCGTCTTCGTGGCGCCTAACGGCGACGTGTGGGTCAACCGCACGCGCCAGGCCGGCGACGATGCCCCCAAGTACGACGTGCTCGATGCGAACGCGAAGGTGGTGAAGCAGGTCGCGCTGCCGACGAAGACGCGCCTCGTCGGGCTCGGGAACGGGACCGCCTACGTGGTGCGCATCGACGCGGACGACCTGCAGTACCTGCAGCGGTACCGCGTGCCGTAGGAGGAGGCGCGTCGTCGCGCGCGGCGCATTGGCGCGCGCGCGGCGCCGCTTCCGTCAGGCGCACGACTTCAGCTCGCCGGCCCTTCCCGCGCCACTTCGTTCACGTCGAGGAACGCGGCGAGGAACGTCTTCTCCTGCGCCGTGAGCTTCCCCACCCCGTCGGCCGCGATCTTGTCGAGGATGCGGCGCACCTCGGGGCGATTCACCTCGTGCACCCCCGACAGGTCGACCGAGCGCCACTTCTCCACCTTCTGCTCGTCCACCTTGGACGGCGCTGTCGCCAGTTTGCGGAACTTCCCGCGGTTGCGGTCGAGCCACTTGAGGTAGAGGTAGGCGCCAACGTAGCCGCCGAGGTGCGCGAAGTGCGCCACGCCGTCACGACTCCCCCCAAAGCCGCCAAACAGGGCGAGCGCCGTCGTCCCGATCACCAGCACCCTGGCCGGGACCGGGAGCACCCCCCAGAGGAAGACGCGCTCGTCAGGCCAGAACCAGGCAAAGGCGAGCATCACGCCAAAGATCCCCCCCGACGCGCCGATGATCGGCGACCCCGAGAAGAGCATCGAGAGGAGCGCGCCGGTGATGCCGCTGGCGAAGTACAGCGTGAGGAACTCGCGCGACCCCATGCGCGCCTCGATGCGCTGCCCAAAGAAGTAGAGCGCCAGCATGTTGAAGGCGATGTGCGACAGGTTCCCGTGGAGGAACATGTACGTCACCAGCGTCCACGGGCGCGTGAGGATCGCGCCGGGGATGAAGGCAAAGGCGTCGTCGAGCGCGGGGACCATCCCCTGGAGGAGATAGACCGCGATGTTGGCGAGGAGGAGGACGAGGACGGCGGGGGTCACGAGGGGGGGACGCGAAGGGCTCGGCGGCGGTTTGCGGTTTCTTCCTGGCGACTGCAAGGTACACCCGCGGCGCATGGTTCGGGGCGCTGGTGCCTTGGGGGCTTCGCGGCGTTGGCGCGCTCGAAGGTGCGACGAACGCTAGCGCGCCGACGTGCCGCTGCGCCCGAGGAGGAAGACCGCCACCACCGGGACATCGTCCACCTCGGCCGTCACCGCGAGCGTGTCGCCGTGAACCGCGAGGTGGTCGATCTCGTGGGGGACGAGCAGTGATCCGCGATAGGCGAGCGTGCGGCGGTCGTAGACGTCCAGCACGCGACGGCGGTGCGGCGACGTTCCCCAAAAGCTCACCAGCAGCGCGTCGCGCCACGCTGCAGTGTCACGCGCCCCTGCCTTGGTTCCATCCGCCAGCGAGTGCACCCGGCGCGTGCGTGTGCCGCGGATGTCCTCGCGCGCCTCGGGGAGCACCTCCACGTGTACCCCCGTCATGGGCGGCGCCTTGTGTGAGATGATGGCGAACTCCCGTTGATACACGGGGAGGTACGCGCACGTCGCGTCGTCGAGTTGCCTAAGTGGCGCCTGCCGCACGAGGAATGGGAGCGTGCGATGGCGCGGCCAGGGGGCTGCGACCGAATCGATGATGCGCGCGCCGTCCCCGGTCGAGACCACGAAGCTGTCGTGTGCTCCATTTCCATGCACCTGCAGCAGGAACCGATCGCTCCCCCACGTGCACCCGCTCGACCACCGTTGCTCCCTCGGCACCCGCTGCGGCACGAGCTTGTCCCCCTCGAGCGCTGTCACCCGGCCGTCGAGCGCCTCGACCATCAGCGCTCGTGACGGCGGGCCGAAGAACGTCACGGCATAGTCGCCGAACTCACCAGGCCCTGGCCCATGTCGACCGACGGCGAAGCGCGCGCGCCCGGTGGCCGCGTCCACGACTTGCACGTGCTTCTCGCCGTGATCGTAGATCGCCAGCCCCTGCGCCGCGAAGACGACGTCGATCGGATAGATGAGCGTGGCAGCGCCGCGTTGCGTGTCGGAGCGCCAGAGGAGGCGCAGAGTGAGACCGGCGTCGCGACGAGGGGCGGTCCACCTGGGAGGTTGGCTCGTGAGTAGGTCAGGGAGCCCGGCGTCCGCGCCCGCGGGTGCAACGGGACGTGAGACGAGCCCGAGACCGAGTGCGACGAGCGGTGTGAGATGGGGCCAAGTCATCCGCATACGCAACGTTCAAGCTTACGCATCCCACCCTCCCGTTGTACGATTGCGCTTCAATTCTGGCGTGCGCCACGCGACCGTCAAGCCTATGGCGAGCGGCCGTAGCCTTCGCGGCTTCGCGGCTACGCGTGAGAAGATCAACGGCGGTCTCACGCGAAGGCGCGAAGGAGCAAAGGGAGACGGCGGTGGCGCGCTCGAGGCGCGCTGGGGATACTTCGGTGCGTTTGGTGCGAAACTCGCGTCGGCGCGCAGGTACGCTTCGCCATTGCGGCCGGCGGGTTCCCATGACGCAGCGCCGGACGCGTTCACGTGCTGCGGCGCGCGGCCGCGAGAAAGCGGCTCACGTTCGCGACCTCCGCCAGACGATCCTCGGGCGACAGGCGACGGATGCGCGCCACGTCATCCAGCACGCGCGAGTCGATCACCACGCAGGGAACCAGTCGCGCCTCCAGCTCGACGCCAGCGACGGCGAGAAGGCGCTCCAACATGTCCCAAGACGGCGAACTCTCACCGAGTTCGATGCTGGCAACCACCGACGTCTCCGTGTCGGCGCGCACCGCGCGACGCGAGCGGGGAGGGCTGTCGCCTGCACCCTCATCGTCGCGCACCCTGCAGCCGGTACATCACCACATGCTCTGCGTCGTCCTCATCCCACTGCACGCCGAGCACCCAGTCCGCCCCCGCATCGAACAGGTCGAAGCTTGCGGGGAGGATGACGTCGCGGGTGCGTTCGCCACTGCGCTCAAACAAGCGCCAGCGACTCGCGACGCGCGCGGGTGATCCGCCCCAGCGCGGGAAGAAGTCCTCCGGCTCGGCGATGCGCACCCAGAGTCGGTCGTCGCGGGCGATGAGGAGCCT encodes the following:
- a CDS encoding rhomboid family intramembrane serine protease; the protein is MTPAVLVLLLANIAVYLLQGMVPALDDAFAFIPGAILTRPWTLVTYMFLHGNLSHIAFNMLALYFFGQRIEARMGSREFLTLYFASGITGALLSMLFSGSPIIGASGGIFGVMLAFAWFWPDERVFLWGVLPVPARVLVIGTTALALFGGFGGSRDGVAHFAHLGGYVGAYLYLKWLDRNRGKFRKLATAPSKVDEQKVEKWRSVDLSGVHEVNRPEVRRILDKIAADGVGKLTAQEKTFLAAFLDVNEVAREGPAS